The following proteins are encoded in a genomic region of Debaryomyces hansenii CBS767 chromosome G complete sequence:
- a CDS encoding DEHA2G04268p (similar to uniprot|P09938 Saccharomyces cerevisiae YJL026w RNR2 ribonucleoside-diphosphate reductase) has translation MSIQQTPTNGLTGKISGLDVSNMKGKSLTDKLAAEAQAKDDSQTNLIDQKVEVKRIKDITPKDGKSAEDVTRELEEAERVHQEFLSTHKAHRRSLKSLEKEEPLLIENTRRFVLFPIKYHEIWQMYKKAEASFWTAEEIDLGKDTHDWNEKLNNNERYFISRILAFFAASDGIVNENLVENFSAEVQVPEAKCFYGFQIMMENIHSETYSLLIDTYIKDPKEADFLFNAIDNIPCIKKKADWALRWINDDDALFGERLVAFAAVEGIFFSGSFASIFWLKKRGLMPGLTFSNELICRDEGLHTDFACLLFSHLQNRPDAVIVERIITEAVTIEKEFFVDALPISLLGMNCNLMCQYVEFVADRLLVALGNKKVYNVTNPFDFMENISLAGKTNFFEKRVSDYQKAGVMASTTDSKSSNSFSFDEDF, from the coding sequence ATGTCCATTCAACAAACACCAACCAACGGTTTAACGGGAAAGATTTCAGGGTTAGATGTTTCCAACATGAAAGGAAAATCATTAACTGATAAATTAGCTGCTGAAGCACAAGCTAAGGATGACTCGCAAACCAATTTGATCGACCAAAAGGTAGAGGTCAAGCGCATTAAAGATATAACACCAAAAGATGGTAAAAGCGCCGAAGACGTGACTagagaattagaagaagcagaaagAGTCCATCAAGAGTTCTTGAGCACACATAAGGCACACCGTCGCCTGTTAAAGAGCTTGGAAAAGGAAGAGCCATTATTGATTGAAAACACACGTCGTTTCGTTTTATTCCCAATCAAATACCACGAGATCTGGCAAATGTACAAGAAGGCCGAAGCATCCTTCTGGACAGCTGAAGAAATCGATTTAGGTAAGGACACCCATGACTGGAAcgaaaaattgaacaacAACGAAAGATACTTCATTTCTAGAATCTTGGCATTCTTTGCTGCTTCTGACGGTATTGTCAACGAGAATTTGGTTGAAAACTTCTCTGCTGAAGTTCAAGTTCCAGAAGCCAAGTGTTTCTACGGTTTCCAAATCATGATGGAAAACATCCACTCTGAAACCTACTCGTTACTTATCGACACATACATCAAGGATCCAAAGGAAGCCGATTTCTTATTCAATGCTATTGACAACATCCCATGtatcaagaagaaggcTGACTGGGCTTTGAGATGGATCAACGATGATGATGCTTTATTCGGTGAAAGATTAGTTGCTTTTGCTGCTGTTGAAGGTATCTTCTTCAGTGGTTCATTTGCTTCTATTTTCTGGTTAAAGAAGAGAGGTTTAATGCCTGGTTTAACCTTCTCTAACGAATTAATCTGTCGTGATGAAGGTTTACACACTGACTTCGCATGTTTATTATTCTCCCACTTACAAAACAGACCAGATGCTGTTATcgttgaaagaattattacGGAAGCAGTTACTATCGAAAAAGAATTCTTCGTTGACGCTTTACCAATCTCTTTATTAGGTATGAACTGTAACTTAATGTGTCAATACGTTGAGTTTGTTGCTGATAGATTATTAGTTGCCTTAGGTAACAAGAAGGTTTACAACGTCACCAACCCATTCGACTTCATGGAAAACATTTCCTTAGCCGGAAAGACCAACTTCTTCGAAAAGAGAGTCAGTGACTACCAAAAGGCTGGTGTCATGGCATCAACCACTGactcaaaatcatcaaactCTTTCTCctttgatgaagatttctAA
- a CDS encoding DEHA2G04224p (similar to uniprot|Q08387 Saccharomyces cerevisiae YOR005C DNL4 DNA ligase required for nonhomologous end-joining (NHEJ)) — MSYLDDIERPKNELNDASFNFLVEQLFSKLDVVSSEHLGPFPNVTSKKNFIIESFIQQWKQFIGNDIFPAARLIFPNRDKRLYFIKDVVLARLVIKMFNIPKNSIDYDKLFNYKKHYHDYMHLNRYANKHLRSLPLIISQIISERRDPSKIVKSTFTINQINEILDELCSPEATKSEIQIGILKPVIEKLTIEEIRWFTTMILKKSILASFEVIFFRAWHPDAPRLFNICNNLSKVFWLLTDPEKRLDPDQLNVQLMYPFLPQLSQKLSISYDQLCNKMNNEFFIEEKMDGDRMIMHMENNKFKFFSRRTKDYTLLYGSNLQIGSLTKHLRDAFDPKVKSIILDGEMVAWDYKRNLILPFGTLKASAVQEAVRQFTTTDVFEQQSSWPLFIIFDILHLNGKDLTRYPLFYRKDLLHKVINPIPHKFEILQFIKCKDANDIKLAIRNIISERSEGIMVKNTKSNYHVASRNNCWIKIKPEYLEQFGENLDLVVIGIIPGIKNSYICGLRDSDDNDIFKSFCTVANGFSENEFNKIERLTTGKWVEYKKRPPPDDLLKFGTKKPTSWIHPNESVVLEIKARSIDCTYLSTYAVGTTLHNLYCRGIREDKSYDECITLNEYKEIKLKYSSEFNKSQSIVKNRKRFINSFEEKLTNDKRRQIEVISKLFGNFKFLILSDKLNLTDNERISILEIGKTIKRYGGAIIHNPLNQSGDKQIVTLSEKLTTKCEIYLKKGFDIIMPEWVFECIRRNSIVPLEPSFILDSINPTIVENARNQVDGFGDSYVINVREPVFTFVQRLKIPHSLSKEKFHEYTDDFINELNRQDISLPIGFLFYNINFYLVDATTVCEWQSKILERKIERFQGKISSHLPECSFIIVSNASNQDSSLRDDLLSRVNSLSKEISQSVDFGTQGMSKIPRVVNETFIDQCIKYNVLVDPQDHLFV; from the coding sequence ATGTCATAtcttgatgatattgagaGACCTAAGAATGAGCTTAATGATgcttcattcaatttcttaGTGGAACAGTTGTTTTCAAAGCTTGATGTGGTGAGTAGTGAACATTTGGGCCCGTTTCCCAATGTTACTTCTAAGAAGAACTTTATCATTGAATCATTTATCCAGCAGTGGAAACAATTTATTGGCAATGATATTTTCCCAGCAGCACGATTAATCTTCCCTAATAGAGATAAGAGACTCTACTTTATCAAAGATGTGGTGCTTGCAAGATTGGTAATAAAAATGTTTAACATACccaaaaattcaatagattACGATAAATTGTTCAACTATAAGAAGCATTATCATGATTATATGCATTTAAATAGATATGCAAATAAGCATCTAAGGTCATTGCCATTGATTATTTCCCAAATTATTTCTGAAAGACGTGACCCTAGTAAGATTGTCAAGTCCACATTCACCATCAAccaaattaatgaaattctAGATGAGCTCTGTTCTCCAGAAGCAACCAAGAGTGAGATACAAATCGGAATACTAAAGCCAGTGATAGAGAAATTAACTATTGAAGAGATCAGATGGTTCACTActatgattttgaagaaatcaatacTTGCATCATTCGAAGTTATTTTCTTCAGGGCATGGCATCCTGATGCTCCCAGGTTGTTTAATATATGTAATAATTTGTCAAAAGTGTTTTGGTTGTTAACAGATCCCGAAAAAAGGCTTGACCCAGATCAATTGAATGTTCAGTTGATGTATCCATTTCTACCACAATTGTCTCAAAAGCTCTCGATTTCGTATGATCAGTTGTGCAACAAGATGAATAATGAGttctttattgaagagAAAATGGATGGAGACAGAATGATTATGCATATGGAAAATAATAagtttaaatttttctcCAGAAGGACTAAAGATTATACACTATTGTATGGGTCAAATTTACAGATTGGATCCTTAACAAAGCATTTACGTGATGCTTTCGATCCTAAGGTTAAAAGTATTATTCTTGACGGTGAAATGGTTGCTTGGGACTACAAAAGGAATTTAATATTGCCATTTGGTACTTTAAAGGCTTCGGCTGTTCAAGAAGCTGTTCGCCAATTTACAACGACTGATGTTTTTGAACAGCAGTCTTCCTGGcctttatttataatattcgATATATTGCATTTAAATGGTAAAGACTTAACTAGGTATCCATTGTTTTACCGTAAAGATTTGTTGCATAAAGTAATCAATCCAATTCCACATAAATTCGAGATCTTacaattcatcaaatgcAAAGATGCCAACGACATCAAGTTAGCaatcagaaatattatttcagAACGAAGTGAAGGGATTATGGTCAAGAATACAAAGCTGAATTACCATGTTGCTTCAAGAAATAACTGCTGGATTAAAATCAAACCCGAATATTTAGAACAATTTGGTGAGAATCTTGACTTGGTGGTAATAGGAATTATACCAGGAATCAAAAACTCATACATTTGTGGCTTGAGGGACtctgatgataatgatattttcaagtcGTTCTGTACTGTCGCAAATGGCTTTTCcgaaaatgaatttaacAAGATAGAAAGGTTGACAACCGGAAAATGGGTTGAGTATAAGAAGCGTCCTCCGCCGGATGATCTTTTAAAGTTTGGTACGAAGAAACCAACATCTTGGATCCATCCGAATGAATCAGTAGTTTTGGAGATCAAGGCGAGATCTATTGATTGCACTTATTTAAGCACCTACGCGGTTGGGACAACATTGCATAACCTTTATTGTAGAGGTATTCGTGAGGATAAACTGTACGATGAGTGTATCACATTAAATGAATACAaggaaataaaattaaagtATTCGAgcgaattcaataaatcacAATCCATTGTTAAAAATAGGAAACgattcattaattcttttgaagaaaaactAACCAATGATAAGCGAAGGCAAATCGAGGTGATTTCTAAGCTATTTGGGAATTTTAAATTTCTAATACTTTCCGATAAGCTAAATCTTACGGATAATGAACGAATTTCAATCTTGGAGATCGGTAAAACTATCAAAAGATATGGTGGTGCAATTATTCATAATCCTTTGAACCAATCAGGAGATAAACAAATTGTGACTCTTAGTGAAAAACTCACGACCAAATGTGAGATCTACTTAAAGAAAGgttttgatattattatgcCTGAGTGGGTATTTGAATGTATAAGAAGAAACTCGATTGTACCTTTGGAGCCTTCATTCATCTTGGATAGTATAAACCCAActattgttgaaaatgCTCGTAATCAAGTAGATGGATTTGGTGATAGTTATGTTATCAATGTTCGTGAGCCGGTTTTCACGTTCGTCCAAAGACTAAAAATACCACACTCTTTatctaaagaaaaatttcatgAGTATACAGATGATTtcataaatgaattaaatcGTCAAGATATAAGTCTTCCTATCGGCTTTTTattctataatattaatttctaCTTAGTTGATGCCACTACAGTTTGTGAATGGCAACTGAAAATACTAGAGAGGAAAATTGAACGGTTTCAAGGTAAGATATCGTCACATTTACCTGAGTGttcatttattattgtctCAAACGCTTCAAATCAAGATTCGCTGTTGAGAGACGATTTGTTGTCCAGGGTCAATTCCCTCAGTAAAGAGATTAGTCAGTCTGTTGATTTCGGTACCCAAGGTATGTCCAAGATTCCTAGAGTAGTAAATGAGACTTTTATTGATCAATGCATAAAGTACAACGTATTAGTTGACCCTCAAGACCATCTATTTGTTTAG
- a CDS encoding DEHA2G04290p (highly similar to CA4156|IPF10990 Candida albicans) — protein sequence MAKGKNKTSEERANKAKTSNGHKSKQHHIRKGRQENGSQSQEDGEKFPVKLAMWDFDHCDPKRCSGKKLERLGLIKNLRVGQKFSGIVVSPNGKGVVCPDDREIVETFGSAVVECSWARLEEVPFNKIGGKHERLLPYLVAANPVNYGKPWRLNCVEAVAACFAIVGHTDWAELLLSNFSWGLTFLKINKELIDVYSKCTDSDSVESAQKEWLVKIENEAKERKELASKEDVWMMGNVNRENVDDTKEDDDEDDDDDDDEEEEEDDDDDDDEEDVEYDNLGNIISKKEVKVDSLGNLIDGDEDESSDESNEDESEEEIEEELYDKLGNLIIKS from the coding sequence ATGGCAAAAGGAAAAAATAAGACATCTGAAGAGAGAGCCAATAAGGCCAAAACTTCAAATGGCCATAAATCTAAACAACATCATATAAGAAAAGGAAGACAAGAAAATGGATCACAATCTCAGGAAgatggtgaaaaatttccagTGAAGTTAGCTATGTGGGATTTCGATCATTGTGATCCTAAGAGATGTTCAGGTAAAAAGTTAGAAAGGTTAGGACTTATCAAAAACTTAAGAGTAGGCCAAAAATTTAGTGGAATCGTTGTATCTCCTAATGGGAAAGGCGTGGTTTGTCCTGATGATAGAGAAATTGTGGAAACTTTTGGAAGTGCTGTTGTTGAATGCTCTTGGGCTAGGTTAGAAGAAGTTCCTTTTAATAAGATAGGTGGAAAGCATGAAAGATTATTGCCCTATTTGGTTGCGGCGAATCCTGTGAATTACGGAAAACCATGGAGATTGAACTGCGTTGAAGCTGTAGCAGCATGTTTCGCTATTGTGGGACATACTGACTGGGCCGAGCTTCTTTTGAGTAATTTCTCATGGGGCTTAactttcttgaaaattaacAAGGAATTGATCGATGTATATTCTAAGTGTACGGACTCCGACTCTGTTGAATCGGCCCAAAAGGAGTGGTTGGTgaagattgaaaatgagGCTAAAGAACGTAAAGAACTCGCCCTGAAAGAGGATGTCTGGATGATGGGAAATGTAAATAGAGAAAACGTAGATGACACTAAagaggatgatgatgaagacgacgacgacgacgacgacgaagaagaagaagaagatgatgatgatgatgatgatgaggaagaTGTTGAATATGATAATCTTGGTAACATAATACTGAAAAAAGAAGTTAAGGTAGATAGTTTGGGAAATCTCATAGATGGCGATGAAGATGAGAGTAGTGATGAGCTGAATGAAGATGAgtcagaagaagaaattgaagaagaattgtaTGATAAGCTAGGAAAtcttattatcaaaagcTGA
- a CDS encoding DEHA2G04246p (similar to CA4154|IPF20010 Candida albicans), translating to MPISFLSPKRIFSKNKKDPESDSLSTPLNPPAPVAKDAKFSKDGQLPLPKLKTQNLSSSTVTSSYDSTPGSPTNGKYQDYGKLSPLRPPKFENGSGASTPGRRVLSDKVKSTPSSLVRQSREFSNSMSINDMYSSPSLSSYRSKGSVLSHNRTITENLPPELSPVVNLIHSQRLRTYAVGNFRIPGMIGNEKIWLEVEAKLTGNELAIWRPSDEDFTVESGHDEFKPKYINLIDSHISLNPKELELNIIQDFNENYTMVKLESNDELRKWVAAINLSKFEYTSLNEAFTAVMLSLKGPKLSDVHILLSQKKRFPRFEWCNLRLPQISSKWVKLYVAIIPSDSKRKGCIEIYSNEKVSKKNLVAYIPNLSSIFNVYPEHVNMIDFNSIMKLDGEVHISKNFEHLFVHNEPPSPSGAESSHSLSSLSHSITGGHSKNQSVSSTNSFFNNASSPKVQDTGVKSPKTSTTSFFKKHMDSFVATNYLYIMPIPHPGVSAIEIMIRNFIHIIDSFKLYGRPQQLNSDKTNEESLLFGIPSLPSYQYLSVENAIAVIGSNIGNSSSTNWDEFFWRRAFKNHIAKLGPKYKGDGNIYDLYNSLELDANEIYNYAVDSPRIQFPSSSGMRSQSNSISNSEIRNSDFDNFSEPPESPIVNNYNQTPEYAQTYNQNYNENYNENYSDNYSDYNQTYGQNGALGEPIEFSSPNASAPAYDRTLDPIIDLPTPRDEIHPFKNLAPATNQ from the coding sequence ATGCCAATTTCGTTTCTTTCGCCGAAGCGAATCTTTAGTAAGAATAAGAAGGATCCAGAATCCGATTCGTTATCAACTCCGTTGAACCCGCCGGCTCCAGTCGCAAAGGACGCTAAATTTAGCAAGGATGGACAATTACCGCTTCCAAAGTTGAAAACACAGAACTTGTCGTCGTCGACTGTTACGCTGTCGTACGACAGTACGCCTGGGTCACCGACAAACGGAAAGTACCAGGATTATGGGAAATTATCTCCTTTAAGACCACcgaaatttgaaaatggatCCGGAGCGTCTACACCGGGAAGAAGAGTGCTCAGTGATAAAGTAAAGTCGACACCATCATCGTTGGTTCGTCAGCTGAGAGAGTTTTCGAACTCAATGTCGATAAACGACATGTATTCGAGTCCGTCGTTATCTTCGTACAGAAGTAAAGGGTCTGTGCTCAGCCATAACAGAACCATCACCGAAAATTTACCGCCTGAATTGTCTCCCGTAGTCAATTTAATCCATTCACAGAGATTGAGAACTTATGCTGTGGGCAACTTCAGAATTCCAGGGATGATTGGAAACGAGAAGATTTGGTTAGAGGTCGAGGCAAAGTTGACAGGGAACGAATTGGCCATTTGGAGACCTTCGGATGAAGATTTTACGGTTGAGAGTGGCCACGATGAATTTAAACCTAAGTATATCAACCTCATTGACTCCCATATAAGTCTCAATCCAAAAGAGCTTGAGTTAAATATCATACAAGATTTCAACGAGAACTATACGATGGTAAAACTTGAATCAAACGACGAGCTCAGGAAATGGGTTGCAGCAATTAACTTATCAAAATTCGAATATACTTCGTTGAACGAAGCGTTCACGGCCGTTATGTTGTCCCTCAAAGGACCCAAATTATCTGATGTTCATATCTTGTTGTCACAAAAGAAGAGATTCCCCAGATTTGAGTGGTGTAACCTTAGATTACCTCAAATATCGTCTAAATGGGTTAAATTATATGTAGCTATAATTCCTTCTGATTCTAAGAGAAAAGGATGCATAGAGATTTATTCTAATGAAAAGGTTTCtaagaaaaatttggttGCATACATTCCTAATCTTTCCAGTATTTTCAACGTTTACCCTGAGCATGTCAATAtgattgattttaattcaaTCATGAAATTGGACGGGGAAGTGCACATCAGCAAAAATTTCGAACACTTGTTTGTTCACAATGAACCGCCTTCGCCATCTGGCGCAGAATCGTCTCATTCTTTGTCCTCATTGTCTCACTCAATCACAGGAGGTCATTCCAAGAATCAGTCTGTTAGCTCAACAAACTCATTTTTTAATAACGCATCTTCTCCAAAAGTGCAAGATACTGGAGTCAAGTCCCCAAAGACGTCCACaacttcatttttcaaaaaacACATGGACTCATTTGTGGCGACAAATTATTTGTACATTATGCCAATTCCACATCCTGGGGTTTCTGCCATTGAAATTATGATCCGTAACTTCATACACATTATTGACTCGTTCAAGTTGTATGGTAGACCTcaacaattgaattcaGATAAGACTAACGAGGAGTCTTTACTTTTCGGTATACCATCATTACCCCTGtatcaatatttatccGTTGAGAATGCTATTGCAGTCATCGGCAGTAACATAGGAAATTCGTCATCCACTAACTGGGATGAATTCTTCTGGAGACGTGCTTTTAAGAACCATATTGCGAAATTAGGCCCAAAATATAAGGGAGATGGTAATATTTACGACTTATACAACTCATTAGAACTTGATGCTAACGAGATCTATAATTATGCCGTCGATTCTCCAAGGATCCAATTCCCATCTTCTAGTGGAATGAGATCACAATccaattcaatttcaaaccTGGAGATCAGGAACCTGGATTTCGACAACTTCAGCGAACCTCCTGAGAGTCCTATCGTCAATAACTACAATCAAACCCCCGAATATGCACAAACCTACAATCAAAACTACAACGAAAACTACAACGAAAACTACAGCGACAATTACAGCGACTATAACCAAACTTATGGTCAGAATGGTGCTTTAGGTGAGCCTATCGAATTCAGTTCTCCAAATGCTTCGGCTCCTGCGTACGACAGAACTTTAGATCCCATTATAGATTTACCTACTCCACGGGACGAAATTCACCCATTCAAAAATCTTGCCCCTGCCACCAATCAATAG